From one Heliomicrobium gestii genomic stretch:
- a CDS encoding alpha/beta fold hydrolase, whose protein sequence is MATAIANGVRLHYEVYGPEGAPALLFTHGAGWDHRQWLPQVEPFCRDYRVILWDVRFHGRSGCCDLVELDDFSRDQVALLDHLGIERAVLIGCSMGGHISLRTAILHPERVAALVLMGTPVTSAYNWRNRLAITLQARSLKRFFSELIDVSLQGFSFFFYGLTLRFASMEKIARMHAKGLSLFHPELEEYFYRVTVQQPKERWNLIWEIACRMETLADLPKVTCPTMVLEGDAEWMMRRQHRFICEAIPQACHRLIDGAGHATNLDNPEAVNGCIDGFLREAQIFNMK, encoded by the coding sequence ATGGCTACCGCAATCGCTAACGGCGTTCGCCTGCACTATGAGGTCTATGGCCCCGAAGGGGCGCCGGCGCTCTTGTTCACCCATGGCGCCGGGTGGGATCACCGGCAGTGGCTGCCCCAGGTGGAGCCCTTCTGCCGCGACTACCGCGTCATCCTCTGGGATGTGCGGTTTCACGGCCGTTCGGGTTGTTGCGACCTGGTTGAGTTGGACGACTTCAGCCGCGACCAGGTGGCGCTGCTGGATCACCTCGGCATCGAGCGCGCCGTTCTCATCGGCTGCTCCATGGGGGGGCATATCTCCCTGCGGACAGCCATCCTGCATCCCGAGCGGGTGGCGGCCCTCGTCCTCATGGGCACCCCGGTGACGAGCGCCTACAACTGGCGAAACCGGTTGGCCATCACCCTGCAGGCGCGTTCGCTGAAGCGGTTTTTCAGCGAGCTGATCGACGTGTCCCTGCAGGGCTTCTCCTTTTTCTTTTACGGACTGACGTTGCGCTTTGCCTCCATGGAAAAGATCGCCCGCATGCACGCCAAGGGGCTCAGCCTCTTCCATCCGGAGTTGGAGGAGTACTTCTACCGGGTGACGGTGCAGCAACCGAAAGAACGGTGGAACCTGATCTGGGAGATCGCCTGCCGCATGGAGACGCTGGCCGACCTGCCGAAGGTGACCTGCCCCACCATGGTCCTCGAAGGCGACGCCGAGTGGATGATGCGACGGCAACACCGCTTCATCTGCGAGGCCATCCCCCAGGCCTGTCACCGGCTGATCGACGGCGCCGGCCATGCCACCAACCTGGACAATCCCGAGGCGGTCAACGGCTGCATCGACGGCTTTTTGAGAGAGGCGCAAATTTTTAACATGAAATGA
- the pdxT gene encoding pyridoxal 5'-phosphate synthase glutaminase subunit PdxT, with amino-acid sequence MSEKQAFTIGVLAMQGAFREHEQMLQSLGCAAVQVRQPEQLDELDGLILPGGESTTIGKLMADFGLDTAIRERAAQGMPLWGTCAGLILLAQRIERSEQKRLGLMDITAVRNAFGRQVDSFEIGLAIPAIDAGGESAYPAVFIRAPYIAEAGPDVQILAQHEGKTVLARQGHLLASAFHPELTKDNRMHRYFLAMVAEQA; translated from the coding sequence ATGAGCGAAAAACAAGCCTTCACGATCGGCGTCTTGGCGATGCAGGGCGCCTTTCGGGAGCATGAACAGATGCTGCAGTCCCTCGGCTGCGCCGCCGTCCAGGTGCGCCAGCCCGAGCAACTGGACGAACTGGACGGCCTGATCCTGCCCGGCGGCGAGAGCACCACCATCGGCAAACTGATGGCCGATTTTGGCCTCGACACCGCCATCCGGGAGCGGGCGGCCCAGGGGATGCCCCTCTGGGGCACCTGCGCCGGCCTGATCCTGCTCGCCCAGCGAATCGAACGGTCCGAGCAGAAGCGGCTGGGACTGATGGACATCACCGCTGTGCGCAACGCCTTTGGCCGCCAGGTCGACTCCTTTGAGATCGGCCTGGCGATCCCGGCCATCGACGCCGGCGGCGAGAGCGCCTATCCCGCCGTCTTTATCCGCGCGCCCTACATCGCCGAAGCGGGGCCTGACGTGCAGATCCTGGCCCAACATGAAGGCAAGACGGTGCTGGCCCGCCAGGGACATCTCCTGGCGTCGGCCTTCCATCCGGAGTTGACGAAGGACAACCGGATGCACCGCTATTTCCTGGCGATGGTGGCCGAACAGGCCTAG
- the pdxS gene encoding pyridoxal 5'-phosphate synthase lyase subunit PdxS, with the protein MTTEKGTWTVKKGLAEMLKGGVIMDVTTPEQAKIAEEAGACAVMALERVPADIRAAGGVARMADPTVVLRIMDAVTIPVMAKARIGHFVEAQVLESLGIDYIDESEVLTPADDLFHINKNDFKVPFVCGARNLGEALRRIGEGAAMIRTKGEPGTGNVVEAVRHARQVMSEIRKLSTLPKEERMSFAKEIGAPYELVCLVAEEGRLPVVNFAAGGIATPADAALMMQLGVDGVFVGSGIFKSGDPVRRAKAIVAATTHYNDPKVIAEVSKDLGEPMVGIEIPTIPAEQRMQERGW; encoded by the coding sequence ATGACAACGGAAAAAGGAACCTGGACCGTCAAAAAAGGCCTGGCCGAGATGCTGAAGGGCGGCGTCATCATGGACGTCACCACGCCCGAGCAGGCGAAAATCGCCGAGGAAGCCGGCGCTTGCGCTGTCATGGCGCTGGAGCGCGTGCCTGCGGACATCCGCGCTGCCGGCGGCGTCGCCCGCATGGCCGACCCGACGGTGGTCCTGCGGATCATGGACGCCGTCACCATCCCGGTCATGGCCAAAGCCCGCATCGGCCACTTCGTCGAGGCCCAAGTGCTGGAGTCGCTGGGCATCGACTACATCGACGAGTCGGAAGTGTTGACGCCGGCTGACGACCTGTTCCATATCAACAAAAACGACTTCAAGGTGCCCTTCGTCTGCGGCGCCCGCAACCTGGGAGAGGCCCTGCGGCGCATCGGCGAAGGCGCGGCCATGATCCGGACCAAAGGCGAGCCCGGCACCGGCAACGTGGTGGAAGCGGTGCGTCATGCCCGCCAGGTCATGAGTGAGATCCGCAAACTGTCCACCCTGCCCAAGGAAGAGCGCATGTCCTTTGCCAAGGAGATCGGCGCGCCCTATGAACTCGTCTGCCTCGTGGCCGAAGAAGGCCGCCTGCCTGTCGTCAACTTCGCCGCCGGCGGCATCGCCACCCCGGCCGACGCCGCCCTGATGATGCAACTCGGCGTCGACGGCGTCTTCGTCGGTTCGGGCATCTTCAAATCGGGCGACCCCGTCCGCCGGGCCAAAGCCATCGTGGCGGCGACGACCCACTACAACGACCCGAAGGTGATCGCCGAGGTGTCCAAAGACCTGGGCGAACCGATGGTGGGCATCGAGATCCCGACCATCCCGGCGGAACAGCGCATGCAAGAGCGCGGCTGGTAA
- a CDS encoding DMT family transporter produces MGPILVIISALGFGSMAIFAAIAYNYGVQVPTVLAVRFCLAAALLWAIVIVRRENYRVDRKTLAGLFLLGAVGYGSMSFFFFTAVQRLTPGLAALLLYTYPVLVYVLSLLLGREKAGWANLSALTAAAVGTVLVLGASLNTVAFDSIGAAFGLSAAIMYSAYLLMGARIVQGVSPLVTTAYICTFAALVFIVCGLFSGDLRLDMPAEAYGAILAIAVICTAVAILALMAGIERVGPAQASIISTVEPVWTVFLSYLIFGERLNLSQMGGGALILLGVVILQAFPSKPLPVGGESRRGDRRRDGIESPATGPREGSI; encoded by the coding sequence ATGGGCCCCATTCTCGTGATCATCTCCGCCCTGGGCTTCGGCTCCATGGCGATCTTTGCCGCCATCGCCTACAATTACGGCGTCCAGGTGCCGACGGTGCTTGCCGTTCGCTTCTGCCTGGCGGCGGCGCTGCTCTGGGCGATCGTCATCGTCCGCAGGGAGAACTACCGGGTCGACCGAAAGACCCTGGCCGGGTTGTTCCTGTTGGGGGCTGTCGGTTACGGCAGCATGTCCTTTTTCTTTTTTACAGCCGTGCAGCGGTTGACGCCCGGTCTGGCGGCGCTGCTGCTGTACACCTACCCGGTTCTCGTTTACGTGCTCTCTTTGCTCTTGGGCCGTGAGAAAGCCGGCTGGGCGAACCTTAGCGCCCTTACCGCCGCCGCTGTCGGGACGGTCCTCGTTCTCGGCGCCTCCCTGAACACAGTCGCTTTCGACAGCATCGGTGCAGCCTTCGGGCTGAGCGCCGCGATCATGTACTCGGCCTACCTGCTGATGGGCGCCCGCATCGTTCAGGGCGTCTCCCCGCTGGTGACGACGGCCTACATCTGCACCTTCGCCGCCCTCGTCTTCATCGTGTGCGGCCTCTTCTCGGGCGATCTGCGCCTTGACATGCCGGCGGAAGCCTACGGCGCCATCCTGGCCATCGCCGTGATCTGCACGGCCGTGGCCATATTGGCGTTGATGGCCGGCATCGAGCGCGTCGGCCCGGCCCAGGCCTCCATCATCAGCACCGTTGAGCCGGTGTGGACCGTCTTTTTGTCCTACCTGATCTTCGGCGAGCGCCTCAACCTCTCCCAGATGGGCGGCGGCGCGCTGATCCTGCTGGGCGTGGTGATCTTGCAGGCCTTTCCCTCGAAGCCCTTGCCGGTGGGCGGGGAAAGTCGGCGCGGCGACCGCCGGCGGGATGGGATCGAAAGCCCGGCGACAGGCCCCCGCGAAGGGTCGATCTGA
- a CDS encoding DMT family transporter: protein MEAHHPVKTYLKLILTTCFWGGTFVAAKLAVQEAPPFYSATCRFTVAALVLFVLVAREAYKPGGEGRIPYPKGWRQILGLFSLGLTGIFFYNACFFTGLKWTTAANGSLVVAINPLVTALFSALLLKERIRPLQAAGFFLSFIGVVTVVSRGSLEVLRGLTFNPGDVILLGAPLSWALYSVLGKKMLGQFSPLVATAYATLFGTALLLPAALIEAARVGTTGGFSGIGWLAILQLALLGTVLGFVWWYEGVKTIGPGPSAIFINLVPVFALIFGVLILHEQVAWPQLAGGALVITGVLTGTAAASAAPKGQASPPGEAALVKPARQG, encoded by the coding sequence ATGGAGGCCCATCATCCCGTAAAAACCTATCTGAAACTGATCCTGACGACCTGTTTCTGGGGGGGCACCTTCGTCGCCGCCAAGCTGGCGGTCCAGGAGGCGCCGCCCTTTTATTCGGCCACCTGCCGGTTTACCGTGGCCGCTTTGGTGCTCTTTGTCCTCGTTGCCCGGGAGGCCTACAAGCCGGGAGGAGAGGGCCGCATCCCCTACCCGAAGGGATGGCGCCAAATCCTCGGTCTCTTCAGTCTCGGCCTGACCGGGATTTTCTTTTACAACGCCTGTTTTTTCACCGGCCTCAAATGGACGACGGCGGCCAACGGCTCGCTCGTCGTCGCCATCAATCCGCTGGTCACCGCGCTGTTCTCGGCCCTGTTGCTGAAAGAACGGATTCGGCCCCTCCAGGCGGCCGGCTTTTTCCTCTCCTTCATCGGGGTGGTCACCGTCGTCTCCCGCGGATCCCTGGAGGTGTTGCGCGGGCTGACCTTCAACCCCGGCGATGTGATCCTGCTGGGGGCGCCCCTTTCCTGGGCGCTGTACTCGGTCCTGGGAAAAAAGATGCTCGGCCAGTTCTCGCCATTGGTGGCCACCGCCTATGCCACCCTCTTTGGCACGGCGCTGCTGCTGCCGGCCGCCCTCATTGAGGCCGCCCGAGTCGGAACGACGGGCGGATTTTCCGGGATCGGCTGGCTGGCCATCTTGCAACTGGCCCTGCTGGGGACGGTGCTGGGCTTTGTCTGGTGGTACGAGGGCGTCAAAACCATCGGCCCTGGCCCGTCGGCCATCTTCATCAATCTCGTGCCCGTTTTCGCCTTGATCTTCGGCGTCCTCATTCTCCATGAACAGGTGGCCTGGCCCCAGCTTGCCGGCGGCGCTCTGGTCATCACCGGCGTCCTGACGGGGACAGCGGCGGCGAGCGCCGCGCCGAAAGGACAAGCGAGCCCGCCCGGTGAGGCGGCCCTGGTGAAGCCGGCGAGGCAGGGATGA
- the nifV gene encoding homocitrate synthase: MRQRVWMMDTTLRDGEQTPGVAFSPQEKELLARHLAEAGLHEIETGVPAMGEDEQESIARIVKLNLPARVTTWNRAVIADLEASLKCGVHSVAICLPCSDQHITQKLRQSRPWILEQMGECVRRAKAEGLYVVIGLEDASRADPQFLIQLGLEAERLKVNRLRVSDTLGILDPIRTFTLFDRLTTSLSIPLEIHAHNDLGMATANSIAAVQAGAKAVSVTVCGLGERAGNAPLEEVALALRQCCAADTRIKLDQLPALCRLVSWSTRRPIPFSKPVVGRDAFTHASSIHVDGLQKDRSNYEAYPPEYVGRRHRIVLGKYSGRKPLVELLRAQGRDLDPEGMNQLLQNVRQLSQVLKRPLRQHDILGLVAGERSSSS; encoded by the coding sequence ATGCGCCAACGGGTTTGGATGATGGATACGACGCTGCGCGACGGCGAGCAGACGCCGGGCGTCGCCTTTTCCCCGCAGGAAAAGGAACTGCTGGCCCGCCATTTGGCCGAAGCGGGCCTCCATGAAATCGAAACGGGCGTGCCGGCGATGGGCGAAGACGAGCAGGAGTCCATCGCCCGCATCGTCAAGTTAAACCTGCCGGCGCGGGTGACCACCTGGAACCGGGCGGTCATCGCCGATCTGGAAGCGAGCCTCAAGTGCGGCGTCCACAGTGTCGCCATCTGCCTGCCCTGCTCCGATCAGCACATCACCCAGAAGCTGCGCCAGAGCCGCCCGTGGATCCTGGAGCAGATGGGCGAGTGTGTGCGCCGGGCCAAGGCCGAAGGCCTCTACGTGGTGATCGGCCTGGAAGACGCCAGCCGGGCCGATCCGCAGTTCTTGATTCAACTGGGCCTGGAAGCGGAGCGCCTGAAAGTGAACCGCTTGCGCGTCTCCGACACCCTGGGCATCCTCGACCCGATCCGCACCTTTACCCTCTTTGACCGCCTGACCACGTCGCTGTCGATTCCCCTCGAGATTCACGCCCACAACGACCTGGGCATGGCCACGGCCAACTCGATCGCAGCCGTTCAGGCCGGCGCCAAGGCCGTCAGCGTCACCGTCTGCGGCCTTGGCGAGCGGGCCGGCAACGCCCCTCTGGAAGAGGTGGCCCTGGCCTTGCGCCAGTGCTGCGCCGCCGATACGCGCATCAAGCTGGACCAACTGCCGGCGCTCTGCCGGCTCGTCAGCTGGTCCACACGCCGGCCCATCCCCTTTTCCAAGCCTGTCGTCGGTCGCGACGCCTTTACCCACGCCTCGTCCATCCATGTCGACGGCTTGCAGAAAGACCGCTCCAATTACGAAGCCTACCCGCCCGAGTATGTGGGCCGCCGTCATCGCATCGTCCTCGGCAAATACAGCGGGCGCAAACCCCTCGTGGAACTGTTGCGAGCCCAGGGCCGCGACCTCGATCCGGAAGGGATGAATCAACTGCTCCAAAACGTGCGCCAACTCAGCCAGGTCCTGAAACGTCCCCTGCGCCAGCACGACATCCTGGGTCTGGTGGCCGGCGAACGGTCGTCCTCGTCGTAA
- a CDS encoding radical SAM protein yields MGCLGSCEGNQKESTVRHPCFSPQGHGKAGRIHLPVAPSCNIGCGYCVRKFDCANESRPGVTSRVITPEQALWRVEQALASDIGPYLNVVGIAGPGEPLANENTFKTFRLLQEHHPHLISCVSSNGLLLADRLADLVKLNVSHVTVTMNTLDPAIGARIYRHVIWQGQRLTGEAGAALLIERQLLGIQMAADAGLTVKVNTVVIPGLNDDRIEDLAREVKRRGAALLNLMPLINQGDFADWAPPTPATLQKLQQKAAAILPQLAHCRQCRADAIGLI; encoded by the coding sequence ATGGGCTGCCTCGGATCTTGTGAAGGAAACCAAAAAGAATCGACCGTACGTCACCCCTGTTTCTCACCTCAGGGTCACGGCAAAGCCGGGCGCATCCACCTGCCGGTGGCGCCGAGTTGCAACATCGGTTGCGGATACTGTGTGCGTAAATTCGATTGCGCCAATGAATCCCGCCCTGGCGTCACGAGCCGGGTGATCACGCCCGAGCAGGCGCTCTGGCGCGTCGAACAGGCGCTGGCTTCCGACATCGGTCCCTACCTCAATGTCGTCGGCATCGCCGGTCCGGGGGAACCGCTGGCCAATGAAAACACCTTCAAGACCTTCCGCCTGCTGCAGGAGCACCACCCCCACCTGATCAGTTGTGTCAGCTCCAACGGCCTGCTGCTCGCCGACCGCCTCGCCGATCTGGTGAAGCTCAATGTTTCTCATGTCACGGTGACCATGAACACGCTCGATCCGGCCATCGGGGCACGCATCTACCGCCATGTCATCTGGCAGGGACAACGGCTGACCGGAGAAGCAGGCGCCGCCCTGCTGATCGAACGGCAATTGCTGGGCATCCAAATGGCCGCCGACGCCGGCCTGACCGTCAAAGTGAACACTGTCGTCATCCCGGGCCTCAACGACGACAGGATTGAAGATCTCGCCCGGGAAGTGAAACGGCGGGGAGCGGCGCTGCTCAACCTCATGCCTCTGATCAACCAGGGTGATTTTGCCGATTGGGCGCCGCCGACACCGGCGACGCTGCAAAAGCTCCAACAGAAAGCGGCGGCCATCCTGCCTCAACTCGCCCACTGCCGCCAGTGCCGCGCCGACGCCATCGGATTGATATAA
- the fdxB gene encoding ferredoxin III, nif-specific, producing the protein MAYFTGVTYGGQEWTPKFVETIDPMKCMGCGRCIKVCSQGALGLDTYMDEDDMQRMISVIADKDRCIGCQACGKSCAKRCLTFAPKEI; encoded by the coding sequence ATGGCCTATTTTACCGGAGTGACCTATGGCGGTCAGGAATGGACCCCCAAATTCGTCGAAACGATCGATCCCATGAAATGCATGGGTTGCGGCCGCTGCATCAAGGTCTGTTCCCAAGGCGCCCTCGGCCTGGACACCTACATGGATGAAGACGACATGCAGCGCATGATCTCCGTTATCGCCGACAAGGACCGCTGCATCGGCTGCCAGGCCTGTGGCAAGAGCTGCGCCAAGCGCTGCCTCACCTTCGCGCCGAAGGAGATCTAA
- the nifX gene encoding nitrogen fixation protein NifX has translation MLVAFSTESQTRIDAHFGLAPAFALYDVTPEAITAKGFVYCPQEFASDADKEDKVESRMHILRGCAVVYCTSIGGPAAARLVQSGIHPLKVPEGTPIEGELNRLQTLLAGSPPPWLRKRLQQEKMTKEDE, from the coding sequence ATGCTTGTCGCGTTTTCTACCGAAAGCCAGACCCGGATCGACGCCCATTTTGGACTCGCCCCGGCCTTCGCCCTCTACGATGTCACCCCCGAGGCGATCACCGCGAAGGGCTTCGTCTACTGTCCCCAAGAGTTCGCTTCCGACGCCGACAAAGAGGATAAAGTCGAAAGCCGCATGCACATCCTACGCGGCTGCGCCGTCGTCTACTGCACCAGCATCGGCGGCCCCGCGGCGGCCCGGCTCGTCCAGAGCGGGATCCACCCGCTGAAAGTGCCCGAAGGGACGCCCATCGAGGGCGAACTCAACCGATTGCAAACCCTGCTGGCCGGATCACCGCCGCCGTGGCTGCGCAAACGGCTCCAACAAGAAAAAATGACCAAGGAGGACGAGTGA
- the nifN gene encoding nitrogenase iron-molybdenum cofactor biosynthesis protein NifN, which produces MTAATMTMQQSLAHANADMATMASATAGTGSDTGTKGSAIPVQTPRSYTGNPQKNSPALGATLAYMGVDGLLALLHGSQGCSTFIRLQLSRHFKEPVPLNSTALLEDTAIFGGWEHLKKGIAKAADKFKPRIIGVMSSGLTETFGDDMESAWSTLRQERPDLSDLPVVLAKTPDYIGSLQEGYQRTARALVETLAKDPAPREEQAVALFPGVHLTPADVEELKDMVSLFGLTPLVLPDISTSLDGHSELDPAPVVQGGIPLEDIRRIPGCVAAFSFGPSMAVVGEALQRMHGVPHMAIGSLTGLEAVDVFVLKLCQISGRPVPERLLRQRSRLLDTLADYHDQIGQKKIALALESDLLISLAGCLAEFGAVIQTALAATAPDPSAVPEGIPVVVGDLEHLEETAAGSHLIIANSNARQAAIPLKIPHLRAGLPVFDRAGMAQTVWIGYRGTQRFLIDCLNAMAV; this is translated from the coding sequence ATGACCGCCGCAACGATGACGATGCAACAATCGCTCGCCCATGCCAACGCCGACATGGCGACGATGGCGTCCGCCACCGCCGGCACCGGCAGCGACACCGGAACAAAGGGCAGCGCCATCCCAGTCCAGACGCCGCGCAGCTACACGGGAAACCCCCAGAAAAACAGCCCTGCCCTGGGCGCCACCTTGGCCTATATGGGGGTCGACGGGCTGTTGGCTCTCCTGCACGGATCCCAGGGATGCTCCACCTTCATCCGGCTCCAACTGTCGCGCCATTTCAAAGAACCGGTGCCCCTCAACTCAACGGCCCTATTGGAAGACACGGCCATCTTCGGCGGTTGGGAACACCTCAAAAAGGGCATCGCCAAGGCTGCCGACAAGTTCAAGCCCCGCATCATCGGTGTCATGAGTTCGGGACTCACGGAAACCTTCGGCGATGACATGGAAAGCGCCTGGTCCACCTTGCGGCAGGAACGGCCCGACCTAAGCGACCTGCCGGTGGTGCTCGCCAAGACACCCGACTACATCGGTTCCTTGCAGGAAGGCTACCAACGGACCGCCCGGGCCCTTGTGGAGACGCTGGCCAAGGACCCGGCGCCGAGAGAAGAACAGGCGGTCGCCCTCTTTCCCGGTGTTCACCTCACTCCCGCTGACGTGGAAGAACTGAAAGACATGGTGAGCCTCTTCGGCCTGACCCCGCTGGTCCTGCCTGACATCTCCACCTCCCTGGACGGCCACTCGGAGCTCGACCCGGCGCCGGTCGTGCAGGGCGGCATCCCCCTCGAAGACATCCGCCGCATCCCCGGCTGTGTCGCCGCCTTCTCCTTCGGCCCAAGCATGGCTGTCGTCGGCGAAGCGCTCCAACGGATGCACGGCGTGCCCCATATGGCGATTGGCTCCCTCACCGGCCTGGAGGCCGTCGACGTCTTTGTCCTGAAACTTTGCCAAATCTCGGGACGGCCCGTGCCGGAGCGGCTGCTCCGGCAACGAAGCCGCCTGTTGGATACACTGGCCGACTACCACGACCAGATCGGCCAGAAAAAAATCGCCCTGGCCCTCGAATCAGACCTACTGATCAGCCTTGCCGGTTGTCTCGCCGAGTTTGGCGCCGTGATTCAGACGGCCCTCGCGGCCACCGCGCCCGACCCGAGCGCCGTCCCTGAAGGGATCCCCGTCGTCGTGGGCGATCTGGAACACCTGGAGGAGACGGCTGCCGGAAGCCACTTGATCATCGCCAACTCCAACGCCCGCCAGGCGGCCATACCCCTGAAAATTCCCCACCTGCGTGCCGGATTGCCTGTCTTTGACCGGGCTGGCATGGCGCAGACGGTGTGGATCGGCTACCGGGGAACCCAGCGATTTCTCATCGACTGCCTGAACGCTATGGCCGTATAA